CGCGACAGCGACGCGCGGCTCGACATGGCGCGGACTTTCGCTCGCCTCCGGCCGCGCGACCGCATGCTGCTTTGGCTAGCCTATGTGGTCGAAGCGGACCACGAGGAAATCGCGCGAGCTGTGAACGTCGGTCACAAGAGCGTGAAAGTGCTGTTGTTTCGCGCCCGGCGTAAGCTGGCGGCACTGCNNNNNNNNNNCGATCGCCACCCGCGCGCGGATCAGAATCGCGAGCACCTGGTGCTGGCCGCCAGCTACGATTTGGAATTCAGCGAGTATGAGGCGCTGCCCGAAGGGGAGGGCTCGAGTTATCGGTGCAACTTCGTGGCCATGGCCAGCCAGCAGCAGTTCCGGCCCAAGCGCGTGACGCCGAAGCCGTTCGTGCAGGGACCACAGACGGCGATGGTCGTCGGGCGTATGTAAGCGACGAGCAACGCAGCCAGGCGGGATGCATCGGCGGCCAGAATGGCACACTTATTTCAGACGAGTCCTTAGGAGCACCAAGACAATGCACTCAACAAGAAGAGACGCGCCCGTAGCAGATACCTCCTGCTTGATCGATGACATCCTTGAAGAAGAAGCGACAATGGTTGGCGCACGCACCGCGCGTGGTCGCACGTTCGTCGGCGAGGTCCTCGCCACGCAACATCCAACGCTCGCTGGTCGCCTCCTGGTGGCGTGGACCGACGCGTCGGGAGTCCGCAACGAATGGTGGCTACCGGCGCTCCGCGGTTCATGGGTACGAACGCGCGATCGTGTGGTAATCACTCGACCAGCCAATTGGTCCGAATGGATCGTAACCGGCGTGCTGGACGGCTTGGAGACGCCACGGCCGCCAGAGCGCGCGAGTGCCGCCTCGCTGGCGTTGCATAACGACGAAGTTCTCACCGTGACGACCGCGATGGGCGAACCGCTCATCGAGCTCTTCGGAGGAGAGGCCGGACCCGTCGTTCGCTTGCTCCGAACCGACGTCGATGTACAGGTGGCCGGAGCGCTTCGAGTGCACGCCAAGAGCCTGGAGCTCAGCGCTGATCAAGGACACCTGAAGCTCCGCGCGAGCGAAGACGTCATCGTCGAGGGCGAAAACATCGAGCTCAACTGATCACTGAGGGGCGGGAAGCATGCAGCTCGTCAACACTACGCCGGTACACGCGACGCTCAGCGTTTCGGCGATCGACGGAAAGGCGTTTCGCGCTGGCTTGATCACAGCAAAGGCGACGTTCCAGATCCTCGACGGGCGGGCGCTGCTCGATAGCCAGACTCCGTTGCCGGCTTTTCGCGCCGATCAAGAGACAGAGCTCGGCCTGCTGCCGCGCGACGACCTAAGGTGGCGCGGCTCCAGATTCGAGGTGATTGTGCTTGGCACCGCGCACGCCCCTCCCGGAAAAGTCATTTCCGCTGCGACCGTGTCGCTGTCGATAGCTACGGAGGAGCGCTCGCTGGCCGTCTTTGGAGATCGCGTATGGGAAGAGGACGTCGCTGGCGCTCCGCGGATCTCAGCGCCCGAGGCCTTCATCCGGATGCCACTCACATGGAACCGTACCTTCGGCGGCACGACGGAAGTGTTGGTCGACGTCGACTCGTATGTGGACCTCGCCGAGCCACGCAACCCGGTCGGCCGAGGATTCGATCCGGGGCCTGCGGCGGAAGAGTTACGAAAGGCGTGGAGGACGCCACCTGGGTTTCCTCAATACGACCGATTGAGGCGGCTTCCCAATCTCGAAGATCCCGGCTGCCTCATTCAACGGCCGGAGGACACACCGAACCC
This is a stretch of genomic DNA from Luteitalea sp.. It encodes these proteins:
- a CDS encoding DUF2169 domain-containing protein, translated to MQLVNTTPVHATLSVSAIDGKAFRAGLITAKATFQILDGRALLDSQTPLPAFRADQETELGLLPRDDLRWRGSRFEVIVLGTAHAPPGKVISAATVSLSIATEERSLAVFGDRVWEEDVAGAPRISAPEAFIRMPLTWNRTFGGTTEVLVDVDSYVDLAEPRNPVGRGFDPGPAAEELRKAWRTPPGFPQYDRLRRLPNLEDPGCLIQRPEDTPNPLCWAALQVGSPLHAPPSTARDPNVAWDELPPEPENMFRAHPTWVIARPPAEAPVRLEGMMADGSVFSFQWPALRVFADYVAGRHTGTRELMAFRLVLLPEEQRFYLVYQHPFTVIPRAGEERAMRLRLESFQ